From a single Rubrobacter tropicus genomic region:
- a CDS encoding PadR family transcriptional regulator, with translation MIRQGDRRGNGGGSRQTQRLKGFLDHILLALIAERPRYGFELREILGEVLPEPTVADGSIYPLLSRLREQGLVSSRTARSSETGRERRYYEILPEGREKLAEWEGQWERFRGAMDSLTVDRTR, from the coding sequence GTGATTCGTCAGGGCGATCGCCGGGGGAACGGCGGAGGCTCCCGCCAGACCCAACGTTTGAAGGGCTTCCTCGACCACATACTGCTCGCCCTCATCGCCGAACGGCCGCGCTACGGCTTCGAGCTCCGGGAGATCCTCGGCGAGGTGCTTCCCGAACCCACGGTGGCCGACGGGAGCATCTACCCGCTGCTCTCGCGGCTGAGGGAGCAGGGCCTCGTCTCCTCGCGGACGGCTCGCAGCAGCGAGACGGGCCGGGAGAGGCGCTACTACGAGATCCTGCCCGAGGGCCGCGAGAAGCTGGCCGAGTGGGAGGGGCAGTGGGAGCGCTTCAGGGGGGCGATGGACTCGCTGACGGTGGACCGGACGCGGTAG
- a CDS encoding helicase-related protein — MTETRAHKSPDREPFSYQDELVLVRHLVDDLERRLAGRHERRVLRTLPSDHCHLGVLSPRDPDVAQPEALEEEAEDGTGMGAVAEGGAGVGNGPSGPAGPEGAGDAAPGESDAERSDGEGEEEASFGSAEQAEAERRGAGRDATRRPPSSLGFEIEAEPGEDGDGELTVSGSFAVYTQHFPTFEEQRRQLGEADGGAGHGGANNSPRAQVSLLEVYERRRVEVPALTFRLEHGRGKERLTDDGQVQRALDSVLDSAVAEPDIRRELRGPATVPAQALAAPEDYERHLRGATHGGPIRPPLRASLDLRVSPADGGGIRVRCYLKNDTPRDPVRRSVDQRHVLADCQLEGCVTRGELRPVEILPVPKDYQYDRQVWAVGHGASAEVDEPSAAGEPRRKVRTRTLARYEQPRQTTVREPVARFEDLARDPFGALERIRRAMAEYAADWRERVVEGNELGLDPEGLAQCREDLEAFVDEESRFAAGIAALAADERLLRAFVSMNEVFGRTSAGRYDRWRLFQIAFIVTQLPALAVREGVSRGEWPSGEERSWENALDWADVLWFPTGGGKTEAYLGLISCAALYDRLRGKSFGVTAWLRFPLRMLSVQQLQRAAKVLYETEQQRRSLLGESSRDSDSISLGYFVGGTSTPNQLRTDGGRWSFERLERDPKLREKLLLVGDCPACGRAESVEVVPDRAAHRIRHVCAECQAELAVYVSDDEVYRFLPTVVIGTIDKMAAVAWNPKFGMLWGGAAWRCPEHDEHGYGLGDFCVYGCPTNPTSGRSRPRVRTVVTPYDGAPSLHVQDELHLLQEELGAFAGHYETLVRSCEAAVGGLPPKTIAATATIEGFEHQVRHVYGVPHARRFPGRGYNRLGTFYAAPDRETLLTSERKAKAPAEAFEGGPKTARLYVAFRPPHLHAADAASLCARLLHEEIVRLYEDPYGTAAWLPTARTEEEVRALLRYYSTTLTYVGSKARGLRVRQGLDREAGRIRPGGARDLSTEFLSGDSSLADIAGTVRKVEAPPDWAQEGHLDATVATSVISHGVDVERFNLMVMDGIPEETAAYIQASSRSGRRHVGLVLAVLASYSIRASSIYHRFNEYHAHLDRLVSPVPVNRFAKYAAQRTAPGVLTGLLLGRYGVQSKRSNLGKRNVAAELLTPSERTRLPFQVAPVDFLRDVETAYALADGVYPEGLELAMDEVLKEQTRRFVLRVRGGREDKVVDVVRPAPMTSLRDVDVGVGFQPAPDSDWQELQHFRRS; from the coding sequence GTGACCGAAACACGCGCACATAAGTCCCCGGACCGGGAGCCGTTCTCTTACCAAGACGAGTTGGTGCTGGTTCGTCACCTGGTCGATGACCTGGAGCGCCGGTTGGCCGGGAGGCACGAACGGAGGGTGCTCAGAACCCTGCCGAGCGACCACTGCCATCTCGGCGTGCTGAGCCCGCGCGACCCCGACGTCGCGCAGCCGGAAGCGCTGGAGGAGGAAGCGGAAGACGGGACCGGGATGGGGGCCGTCGCGGAGGGCGGCGCCGGCGTCGGTAACGGCCCCTCCGGTCCCGCCGGCCCGGAAGGGGCAGGGGACGCGGCGCCGGGCGAGTCGGACGCGGAACGCTCGGACGGAGAGGGCGAGGAAGAGGCTTCATTCGGTAGCGCCGAGCAGGCCGAGGCGGAGAGGCGGGGGGCCGGACGGGACGCCACCCGCCGACCCCCGTCGTCTCTGGGCTTCGAGATCGAGGCAGAACCAGGCGAGGACGGCGACGGCGAGTTGACCGTCTCCGGGAGCTTCGCCGTCTACACCCAGCACTTCCCGACCTTCGAGGAGCAGCGCCGGCAGCTGGGCGAAGCCGACGGGGGGGCCGGGCATGGCGGGGCGAACAACTCGCCCCGTGCGCAGGTGTCGCTCCTCGAGGTGTACGAGCGGCGCCGGGTGGAGGTGCCCGCGCTGACCTTCCGCCTAGAACACGGCCGCGGCAAGGAGCGCCTGACCGACGACGGGCAGGTGCAGCGTGCCCTCGACTCGGTGCTCGACTCGGCGGTCGCCGAGCCGGACATCCGGCGGGAGTTGCGCGGCCCCGCCACCGTACCGGCCCAGGCGCTCGCCGCGCCCGAGGATTACGAGCGGCACCTCCGGGGAGCTACGCACGGGGGGCCGATAAGGCCGCCCTTGCGGGCCAGCCTCGATCTGCGGGTGAGCCCCGCCGACGGCGGGGGGATCCGCGTGAGGTGCTACCTCAAAAACGACACGCCCAGGGATCCCGTGCGGCGCTCCGTCGACCAGCGCCACGTGCTGGCCGACTGTCAGCTGGAGGGCTGCGTGACGCGCGGCGAGCTCCGCCCGGTGGAGATCCTGCCGGTGCCAAAGGACTACCAGTACGACCGACAGGTGTGGGCCGTCGGGCACGGGGCGAGCGCCGAAGTGGACGAACCGTCCGCGGCGGGAGAGCCCCGCAGAAAGGTTCGGACCCGGACCCTGGCCCGCTACGAGCAGCCGCGCCAGACCACCGTGCGGGAGCCGGTCGCGCGGTTCGAGGACCTCGCCCGGGACCCCTTCGGGGCGTTGGAGCGGATTCGGCGGGCGATGGCCGAGTACGCGGCCGACTGGCGGGAGCGCGTGGTCGAGGGCAACGAGCTCGGCCTCGACCCCGAGGGGCTGGCGCAGTGCCGGGAGGATCTCGAGGCCTTCGTGGACGAGGAGTCGCGCTTCGCCGCGGGGATAGCCGCCCTCGCGGCGGACGAGCGGCTCTTGAGGGCTTTTGTCTCCATGAACGAGGTGTTCGGTCGTACCTCTGCCGGCCGATACGACCGGTGGCGCCTCTTCCAGATCGCCTTCATCGTCACGCAGCTGCCGGCCCTCGCGGTGCGCGAGGGCGTCTCCCGAGGTGAGTGGCCTTCGGGGGAGGAACGTTCGTGGGAGAACGCCCTGGATTGGGCGGATGTGCTGTGGTTCCCCACGGGCGGGGGCAAGACGGAGGCCTACCTGGGCCTCATAAGCTGCGCCGCCCTCTACGACAGGCTGCGGGGCAAAAGCTTCGGCGTCACCGCGTGGTTGAGATTCCCTTTGCGCATGCTGAGCGTGCAACAGCTGCAGCGGGCCGCGAAGGTTCTTTACGAGACCGAGCAGCAGAGGCGCTCCCTGCTCGGGGAGTCGAGCCGGGACTCCGACTCCATCAGCCTGGGCTACTTTGTCGGGGGTACCAGCACGCCCAACCAGTTGAGGACCGACGGGGGGAGGTGGTCGTTCGAGCGGCTGGAGAGGGACCCCAAGCTTCGCGAGAAGCTCTTGCTGGTGGGCGACTGCCCAGCGTGCGGGCGGGCCGAATCCGTGGAGGTGGTCCCGGATCGCGCGGCCCACAGGATTCGTCACGTCTGCGCGGAGTGCCAGGCTGAGCTTGCGGTCTACGTCTCGGACGACGAGGTGTACCGCTTTTTGCCGACGGTGGTAATCGGCACCATCGACAAGATGGCCGCCGTGGCCTGGAATCCGAAGTTCGGCATGCTGTGGGGTGGCGCTGCCTGGCGGTGCCCGGAGCACGACGAGCACGGGTACGGTCTGGGAGACTTCTGCGTCTACGGCTGCCCGACGAACCCCACGAGCGGTAGGAGCCGGCCGAGGGTGCGCACCGTCGTCACCCCATACGACGGCGCGCCGAGCTTGCACGTCCAAGACGAGCTGCACCTCCTGCAGGAGGAGCTGGGGGCCTTCGCGGGTCACTACGAAACCCTCGTGCGCTCCTGCGAGGCCGCGGTAGGCGGCCTGCCGCCGAAGACGATCGCGGCCACCGCCACGATCGAAGGCTTCGAGCACCAGGTCCGGCACGTCTACGGCGTCCCGCACGCGCGCAGGTTCCCCGGACGGGGCTACAACCGCCTGGGAACCTTCTATGCCGCGCCGGACCGAGAAACGCTCCTGACAAGCGAGCGTAAGGCGAAGGCTCCGGCGGAGGCGTTCGAAGGAGGGCCGAAGACGGCGAGGCTCTACGTGGCATTCCGACCACCCCATCTGCACGCCGCCGACGCGGCCTCTCTGTGCGCGCGCCTTCTGCACGAGGAGATAGTCCGGCTCTACGAGGACCCGTACGGAACGGCCGCCTGGCTCCCCACGGCGCGAACCGAAGAGGAAGTCCGTGCCCTGCTCCGCTACTACAGCACCACCCTCACGTACGTGGGCTCGAAGGCCCGGGGGTTGAGGGTGCGCCAGGGCCTGGACCGCGAGGCCGGACGGATCAGGCCCGGCGGCGCGAGGGACCTCTCGACGGAGTTCCTCTCGGGGGACTCGAGCCTCGCGGACATCGCCGGCACGGTGCGCAAGGTCGAGGCCCCCCCCGATTGGGCGCAAGAGGGGCACCTGGACGCCACGGTGGCGACCAGCGTCATAAGCCACGGCGTGGACGTCGAGCGGTTCAACCTCATGGTAATGGACGGGATCCCGGAAGAGACGGCCGCCTACATCCAGGCATCCTCGAGGAGCGGACGTCGCCACGTGGGGCTGGTCCTGGCGGTGCTCGCCTCCTACTCGATCCGCGCCTCCAGCATCTACCACAGGTTCAACGAGTACCACGCGCACCTCGACAGGCTCGTTTCGCCCGTGCCGGTCAACCGGTTCGCCAAATACGCAGCACAGCGCACGGCGCCCGGGGTGCTCACCGGGCTGCTCCTCGGACGCTACGGGGTGCAGTCCAAGAGGAGCAACCTCGGCAAACGCAACGTGGCGGCCGAACTGCTCACGCCCTCGGAACGAACCAGATTGCCCTTCCAGGTCGCACCGGTGGATTTCCTGCGCGACGTCGAGACAGCCTACGCCCTGGCGGACGGTGTCTACCCGGAGGGCCTGGAACTGGCGATGGACGAGGTGCTCAAAGAGCAGACGAGGCGGTTCGTGTTGCGTGTTCGGGGAGGACGCGAGGACAAGGTCGTCGACGTTGTGCGGCCCGCCCCCATGACGAGCCTGCGCGACGTGGACGTGGGCGTCGGTTTCCAGCCGGCCCCCGACTCCGATTGGCAAGAACTCCAGCATTTCCGCCGCTCGTAG
- a CDS encoding DNA polymerase III subunit alpha — protein MNDPGGGPAGVFCHLHVRSGFSWGLGTASPEELVGSAVELGMRALALTDRDTLAGIPRFLNACEGAGISPLVGAEVTVEVGDGAGAARGHVVLLAASTRGYRTLSRLLTAYLLPAEGASWPSAAERRNPACPSETLLEHAAAAGGDLVCLTGAVPFGLVPSLALSPDAALRKRAAEVLALLAEAFGRANVYVGLSDDGTQGSRRRMRAVELLAGRCGVPTVAAGEVTYLRPRNHRLSEALAAARDLAPLPPPRYRPTDRLFLRPPGEMARLFADRPDALENAALVAERCAGAVPLLGGFGRGVLVPGANLEGGQTEDGRLARLALAGAKKLYPATFRGEDGAFPSGSEVRSRLNKELGVIARMRFSGYFLIAHEAVGIARSLGTPVTGRGSAANSLVARCLGLTTPDPFAHRLLFERFLHDGREDPPDVDLDFCSERRDAVRSELMRRYSGVGAAVAATANTLSLRGAVRVAGRALGYSPAEVDALAKNVPRRIRDRDRLVNYASEWDVALSSPAMRGHPLQDRERYALLLEIAEDLEGRLHQPGTHLGGLVLGAAGMHLSEIAPLEPSGTDGLVRVQLDKDDLEFVGLPKLDLLGLKTHTALSKAAGMVSERLGRRVDPLSLPQDDPATYRMIRRGETVGVFQLESPGQMSLQRRLGARRIQHIVSGVALFRPGPLEADLVTTYVARKQGREPVSYPLTEIEEILRETYGVLIYQESVMEVASKLTGCTLAEGDRLRRAMTKDRGPGAIGELRSWFVGRATRRGVERDKAEEVFSWMEGFGRYGFSAAHAASFAELAYGSAHMMAHWPAETTAGILNSQPMGFYSPRVILNEARRRGVAVLPPDLRRSGEGFSVEREGRALRPGLSYCRGLSGNALAAILSERERRPFASAADLYRRTPVERDVLANLIRAGFLDGLHPRRNRAALLAETGGLPNKRRRGNQQELPLPHPTSWWESREGRAAVASLPPPLTDLERWESHVLGLNLRRHPLAAHADALGALGVVPGRELRDLPHGTRARAAGVLETLQAPPTRSGALVHFLLTEDASGLLQSTIFERSYHRFGHVLYETSAYLLEGRVEQDERRGFCFIVERLADLDAVLRGEAGREQRRGIRQRRSAGVA, from the coding sequence TTGAACGACCCGGGCGGTGGTCCCGCCGGGGTCTTCTGCCACCTCCACGTCCGCAGCGGCTTCAGCTGGGGGCTGGGCACGGCGAGCCCGGAGGAGCTCGTCGGGTCGGCCGTGGAGCTCGGGATGCGCGCGCTCGCGCTCACCGACCGCGACACCCTGGCCGGGATACCGCGCTTCTTGAATGCCTGTGAAGGCGCGGGTATTTCCCCGCTCGTCGGCGCCGAGGTCACCGTGGAGGTCGGGGACGGCGCCGGCGCCGCCCGCGGCCACGTGGTCCTGCTCGCCGCCTCCACTCGAGGCTACCGAACACTCTCGAGGCTGCTCACAGCCTACCTGCTGCCCGCGGAGGGCGCCTCGTGGCCCTCCGCGGCCGAGAGGAGGAACCCGGCCTGTCCCTCGGAGACGCTCCTCGAACACGCCGCCGCCGCCGGCGGGGACCTGGTGTGCCTGACCGGCGCGGTCCCGTTCGGGCTCGTCCCCTCGCTGGCGCTGTCCCCCGACGCGGCGCTCCGCAAGAGGGCCGCCGAGGTCCTCGCGCTGCTCGCGGAGGCCTTCGGGCGGGCGAACGTGTACGTGGGGCTCTCCGACGACGGGACGCAGGGCTCCAGGAGGCGGATGCGGGCGGTCGAGCTCCTCGCCGGTCGCTGCGGGGTTCCGACCGTCGCCGCCGGCGAGGTCACCTACCTGCGCCCGCGCAATCATCGGCTCTCGGAGGCCCTGGCGGCGGCCAGGGACCTCGCCCCGCTCCCGCCGCCCCGCTACCGGCCCACCGATCGACTCTTCTTGCGCCCGCCCGGGGAGATGGCGCGCCTCTTCGCCGACAGGCCGGATGCCCTGGAGAACGCCGCACTGGTGGCCGAGAGATGCGCCGGCGCGGTCCCGCTGCTGGGCGGATTCGGCCGGGGCGTGCTGGTCCCCGGCGCGAACCTGGAGGGAGGCCAGACCGAAGACGGCCGGCTCGCCCGCCTGGCGCTCGCCGGGGCGAAGAAGCTCTACCCGGCGACCTTCCGTGGAGAAGACGGCGCCTTCCCCTCGGGGTCGGAGGTGCGCTCGCGCCTGAACAAGGAGCTCGGGGTCATAGCCCGCATGCGCTTCTCGGGCTACTTCCTGATCGCCCACGAGGCGGTGGGGATAGCGCGGTCGCTGGGCACGCCGGTCACGGGCCGCGGCTCGGCGGCGAACTCGCTGGTGGCGCGGTGCCTCGGGCTTACAACCCCCGACCCGTTCGCCCACAGATTGTTGTTCGAGCGCTTTCTCCACGACGGCCGCGAGGACCCTCCCGACGTCGATCTGGACTTCTGTTCCGAGAGGCGGGACGCGGTGCGCTCCGAGTTGATGCGGCGCTACTCGGGGGTGGGCGCCGCGGTGGCGGCCACGGCCAACACGCTGTCCCTCCGGGGCGCCGTTCGCGTGGCCGGCCGTGCCCTGGGCTACTCCCCCGCCGAGGTCGACGCGCTCGCGAAAAACGTGCCGCGCAGGATCAGGGACCGCGACCGGTTGGTGAACTACGCCTCCGAGTGGGATGTCGCGCTCTCTTCGCCGGCGATGCGCGGCCATCCTTTGCAGGACCGGGAGCGCTACGCCCTGCTGCTGGAAATCGCGGAGGACCTCGAAGGGAGGCTCCACCAGCCCGGCACCCATCTCGGCGGGCTGGTCCTGGGAGCCGCCGGCATGCACCTCTCGGAGATAGCCCCGCTCGAGCCCAGCGGCACTGACGGGCTCGTGCGCGTGCAACTGGACAAGGACGACCTGGAGTTCGTCGGGTTGCCCAAGTTGGATTTGCTCGGTCTCAAGACCCACACCGCCCTCTCCAAGGCCGCCGGCATGGTCTCGGAGAGGCTCGGCCGGAGGGTGGATCCCCTCTCCCTCCCCCAGGACGACCCCGCGACCTACCGGATGATCCGTCGTGGCGAGACGGTCGGGGTCTTCCAGCTGGAGTCGCCCGGCCAGATGAGCCTGCAAAGGCGCCTGGGCGCGAGAAGGATCCAGCACATCGTCTCCGGCGTCGCCCTCTTCCGCCCCGGCCCCCTGGAGGCCGACCTGGTCACCACGTACGTCGCCAGGAAGCAGGGCCGCGAGCCCGTCTCCTACCCGCTCACCGAGATCGAAGAGATCCTGCGAGAAACGTACGGGGTGCTCATCTACCAGGAGTCCGTCATGGAGGTCGCCTCGAAGCTGACCGGCTGCACCCTGGCCGAGGGGGACCGTTTGCGGCGCGCCATGACGAAGGACCGAGGGCCGGGCGCGATCGGTGAGCTGCGCTCGTGGTTCGTGGGCCGGGCCACGCGCCGCGGCGTGGAGCGGGACAAGGCCGAGGAGGTCTTCTCCTGGATGGAAGGCTTCGGGCGCTACGGCTTCAGCGCGGCGCACGCCGCCAGCTTCGCGGAGCTCGCCTACGGGTCGGCCCACATGATGGCCCACTGGCCCGCCGAGACGACCGCGGGCATCCTGAACTCCCAGCCGATGGGCTTCTACTCCCCGCGCGTGATCCTCAACGAGGCCAGGAGACGGGGCGTGGCGGTCCTGCCCCCGGACCTCCGCCGCTCCGGCGAGGGCTTCTCGGTGGAGCGGGAAGGCCGCGCCCTCAGGCCCGGGCTCTCCTACTGTCGCGGCCTCTCGGGGAACGCGCTCGCGGCGATCCTCTCCGAGCGGGAGAGACGGCCCTTCGCCTCCGCCGCCGACCTCTACCGCAGGACCCCGGTCGAACGCGACGTCCTTGCGAACCTCATCCGGGCCGGCTTTCTCGACGGCCTTCACCCGAGGCGGAACCGCGCGGCGCTCCTCGCCGAGACCGGCGGCCTGCCGAACAAGCGCCGGAGGGGGAACCAGCAGGAGCTGCCACTCCCCCACCCGACCTCCTGGTGGGAGTCCAGGGAGGGACGCGCGGCGGTCGCGTCCCTGCCGCCCCCGCTCACGGACCTCGAGAGGTGGGAGTCGCACGTGCTGGGCCTCAACCTCCGCCGCCACCCGCTCGCCGCGCACGCCGACGCGCTCGGCGCTTTGGGCGTCGTGCCCGGCCGCGAACTGCGAGACCTCCCGCACGGGACCCGCGCCCGCGCCGCCGGCGTCCTGGAGACCCTCCAGGCGCCCCCGACAAGGAGCGGCGCGCTCGTCCACTTCCTGCTGACCGAAGACGCCTCCGGGCTCCTGCAGAGCACCATCTTCGAGCGTTCCTACCACCGGTTCGGGCACGTTTTGTACGAGACAAGCGCGTACCTGCTGGAGGGACGAGTGGAGCAGGACGAGAGGCGCGGGTTCTGCTTCATTGTCGAGCGCCTGGCCGACCTCGACGCCGTGCTGCGAGGCGAGGCCGGGCGCGAGCAGCGCCGCGGGATTCGGCAGCGGAGATCCGCGGGGGTGGCCTGA
- the lexA gene encoding transcriptional repressor LexA, giving the protein MFPRRLEILKFLAGEAGEGRSPTIPEIADAVGVSSTQTVHHHLKALEEEGYVTRSAGKARSAVLTEKGLDAAGGGIPTLGRIAAGPGIEAVRTEEASTVARELFGAGRFLLEASGQSMTGAGIEDGDQLLVVADPSPPDGTIVAALLQGERVTVKRLYREGNVIRLRAENGEHRDIVAPAEDVEVQGRVELILRRPWRGQGRSRR; this is encoded by the coding sequence ATGTTCCCGAGGAGGCTCGAGATCCTGAAGTTCCTGGCCGGCGAGGCGGGGGAGGGGAGGAGCCCGACGATCCCGGAGATCGCCGACGCGGTCGGCGTTTCGAGCACCCAGACGGTGCATCACCACCTCAAGGCGCTCGAAGAGGAGGGCTACGTGACACGCTCGGCGGGCAAGGCCCGCTCGGCGGTTCTCACGGAGAAGGGTTTGGACGCTGCGGGCGGGGGGATCCCGACGCTCGGGCGGATCGCCGCGGGGCCGGGGATCGAGGCGGTGCGGACGGAAGAGGCCTCGACGGTGGCCCGCGAGCTCTTCGGCGCGGGGCGTTTCTTGCTGGAGGCCAGCGGGCAGTCCATGACCGGGGCGGGCATAGAGGACGGGGACCAGCTCCTCGTCGTCGCCGACCCCTCGCCCCCGGACGGGACGATCGTGGCCGCCTTGCTGCAGGGCGAGCGGGTGACGGTCAAGCGGCTCTATCGGGAGGGGAACGTGATACGGCTCAGGGCGGAGAACGGCGAGCACCGGGACATAGTGGCGCCGGCCGAAGACGTCGAGGTGCAGGGCAGGGTCGAGCTGATCCTCCGCCGGCCGTGGCGCGGCCAGGGCCGGAGCCGGCGCTGA